From Candidatus Dormiibacterota bacterium, a single genomic window includes:
- a CDS encoding xanthine dehydrogenase family protein molybdopterin-binding subunit, whose product MSKIGASAPRPDALDKVTGAAQYPADLFAPGMLHAKAIFAHRASARIVGIDSAAAQRVAGVRAILTAKDVPYNRFGLIEADQPLLCEDRVRFAGDRVALVVADTPEIAAAAAGAVTIEYEDLPVVADALEAMRPGAPRVHEDRSNVLLHQKVRKGDVDAAFRSADVVLDAEFSTGWQEHAYLQPDAGIAYWDADGRLVLETAGQWLHEDRRQIAAMLRMPEERVVVRYAKIGGAFGGREDLSLPPLVALAAWLLETPVAMRWSREESIIGHHKRHPFRVTSTWAAMRDGTIVAARTRLVADGGAYASTSAEVLKCATIFAVGPYAIANVATDGIVCYTNNVPSGAFRGFGSPQAHFAAESMVTRLAHALGLDPDDVRRKNLYREGDVESTGRPLPSGVSVREVFARCVEESHALLPVPLRNGSLSPLRRGIGVACGIKNVGYSFGFPEQATATVELDVASVAIRGARVRIGTADVGQGAHLVLRQIAAEALDLDLERVQMITDASDEAPNAGSASASRMTFMGGRAVKDACDEARRRWLSGETPEATVQYRAPRTTALDLETGDGTPNYCYGYVAQAVEVEVDVRTGLVRVVRAISVHDVGRAINKQQVEGQIEGCIAQAVGFALTENFICKDGKILTPYFSTYLLPTALDMPEIHPVIVENPDPNGPYGARGMAEMALVPFAAAVAIAVHDATGAWVSDLPMTPERVLRAIQAQRVTVG is encoded by the coding sequence GTGAGCAAGATCGGCGCCTCCGCACCGCGGCCCGACGCGCTCGACAAGGTCACGGGCGCGGCGCAGTATCCGGCCGATCTCTTCGCACCGGGGATGCTGCACGCGAAAGCGATCTTCGCGCACCGTGCGAGCGCGCGCATCGTCGGGATCGACTCCGCCGCGGCGCAGCGCGTGGCGGGCGTGCGTGCAATTCTAACCGCAAAAGACGTTCCGTACAACCGCTTCGGCTTGATCGAAGCCGATCAGCCGCTGCTGTGCGAGGATCGGGTGCGCTTTGCCGGCGATCGCGTTGCGCTCGTCGTGGCGGATACGCCGGAGATCGCTGCCGCGGCGGCCGGCGCGGTGACGATCGAGTACGAGGATCTCCCCGTGGTCGCCGACGCGCTCGAGGCGATGCGACCGGGCGCACCGCGGGTGCACGAAGATCGTTCAAACGTTCTCCTGCATCAGAAGGTTCGCAAAGGCGATGTCGATGCGGCATTTCGCAGCGCGGACGTCGTGCTCGACGCGGAGTTTTCGACCGGCTGGCAAGAGCACGCGTACCTCCAACCGGACGCCGGCATCGCGTACTGGGACGCTGACGGTCGCCTCGTCTTGGAGACGGCGGGACAGTGGTTACATGAGGACCGCCGGCAGATCGCCGCGATGCTGCGCATGCCGGAGGAGCGGGTGGTCGTGCGGTACGCAAAGATCGGTGGTGCGTTCGGCGGTCGAGAGGATCTCTCGCTGCCGCCGCTCGTCGCACTTGCGGCGTGGCTGCTCGAGACGCCCGTCGCCATGCGCTGGAGCCGGGAAGAGTCCATCATCGGTCACCACAAGCGTCATCCGTTCCGCGTCACGAGCACGTGGGCTGCTATGCGCGACGGCACGATCGTCGCCGCGCGTACGCGCCTGGTTGCGGACGGCGGCGCGTACGCGTCGACCTCCGCCGAGGTGCTGAAGTGCGCGACGATCTTCGCCGTGGGTCCGTACGCGATCGCTAACGTGGCAACCGACGGCATCGTGTGCTACACGAACAACGTGCCGAGCGGGGCGTTCCGTGGATTCGGCTCCCCGCAGGCGCATTTTGCTGCGGAATCGATGGTTACGCGCCTCGCGCACGCGCTCGGACTCGATCCCGACGACGTTCGGAGGAAGAATCTGTACCGCGAGGGAGACGTCGAGTCGACGGGACGGCCGCTGCCATCAGGCGTCAGCGTACGTGAGGTCTTCGCACGCTGCGTGGAGGAGTCGCACGCGCTCTTGCCCGTGCCGCTGCGCAACGGCAGCCTCTCGCCCTTGCGCCGCGGCATTGGGGTCGCCTGCGGCATCAAGAACGTCGGATACTCGTTCGGATTTCCCGAACAGGCCACCGCGACCGTCGAGCTCGACGTCGCGTCGGTGGCAATTCGGGGCGCGCGCGTGCGTATCGGAACGGCCGACGTCGGCCAGGGCGCGCATCTCGTGTTGCGCCAGATCGCTGCGGAAGCGCTCGACCTCGATCTCGAGCGCGTGCAGATGATCACCGACGCCTCGGACGAAGCGCCCAACGCAGGGTCGGCATCCGCGTCGCGGATGACGTTCATGGGCGGGCGCGCGGTAAAGGACGCTTGCGACGAAGCGCGGCGCCGCTGGTTATCCGGCGAAACGCCGGAGGCGACCGTGCAGTACCGCGCTCCGCGAACGACGGCGCTCGATCTCGAGACCGGCGACGGTACCCCCAACTACTGCTACGGTTACGTCGCGCAGGCGGTCGAGGTTGAGGTCGACGTTCGTACCGGCCTCGTGCGGGTCGTTCGCGCGATCAGCGTCCACGACGTCGGGCGCGCGATCAACAAGCAGCAGGTCGAAGGACAGATAGAAGGCTGCATCGCGCAAGCCGTCGGCTTCGCCCTCACCGAGAACTTCATCTGTAAAGACGGCAAGATCCTCACGCCGTACTTTTCGACGTACCTTTTGCCGACGGCGCTCGACATGCCCGAAATCCATCCGGTCATCGTCGAGAACCCGGATCCGAACGGACCGTACGGCGCACGCGGAATGGCCGAGATGGCGCTCGTTCCGTTCGCAGCGGCAGTCGCGATTGCGGTACACGACGCGACCGGTGCGTGGGTGAGCGATCTGCCGATGACCCCGGAACGCGTGCTTCGCGCAATCCAGGCGCAACGCGTCACGGTGGGATGA
- the pbpC gene encoding penicillin-binding protein 1C, producing MALVSLAAFSLLWFLARAGLGFDVRALPHGRGTVHFTDRTGLPLGSIAASDARNSAWVALDRVSPLFLRAILAAEDARFYYHGAVDAGALLRATYEYAIDGEARSGGSTIAMQLARSIWHVPGGVRGKIVQIADAERIVLRSPPNAILEAYVNRVPMGGDVYGVEAASRSYFGISAGDLDLAQAALLAAIPNDPSRLSPYANWRGLRARQRYVLDRMEEDGTISRAQAAAAAGERLEILPPAGGPRAAQHFLFALYPHVPPQKTLVRTTLDASLQRYVQAQVLAVTASLGSRHVTDAAALVVDNATGDVLAYVGSPDYFSDALLGRNDGVTALRQPGSSLKPFTYELALERGAIASTTILQDAPATYAIPGGELYQPADYSTRFAGPVRVRYALANSLNVPAVRVLSRVGVGALLERLHRLGFSHLEKPASYYGLGLTLGSGEVTLEELVRAYATMARGGAAIPLRTTLDAPVPRPVQIGDAATWALVTRMLADAHARALSFGVDSILRLPFPAAVKTGTSSDYRDTWTVGFTRDYTVGVWAGNFDGSAMQGVSGVTGAAPLWNHIMLHLYERRNEPPAFAAPAGFVRVPICATTGRRPTAACAAVVTEWIRPAQAAAWRRPAARYDGVRIVFPADDDVFALNRPADSRSRSMQRLELQAAGSTTVRWSVSGSALGVDAQGHAFWPLRLGRWTIEARSGRELDSVTVRVVPAPVTRRAGFTAIQQALPQRRRSQMLLPPRHSKGSGFSPH from the coding sequence GTGGCTCTCGTGTCGCTGGCAGCTTTCTCGCTGCTGTGGTTTCTCGCTCGAGCCGGATTGGGATTCGACGTCCGCGCGCTCCCTCACGGGCGCGGTACGGTCCACTTTACGGATCGTACGGGATTGCCGCTCGGATCGATTGCGGCATCGGATGCGCGCAACAGCGCGTGGGTAGCGCTCGATCGCGTCTCGCCGCTCTTTCTGCGCGCCATCCTCGCCGCAGAAGACGCGCGCTTCTACTACCACGGCGCGGTCGATGCGGGAGCGCTGCTGCGCGCAACCTACGAGTACGCGATCGACGGCGAGGCGCGCAGCGGGGGATCGACCATCGCGATGCAGCTCGCACGTTCGATCTGGCACGTTCCCGGCGGCGTGCGCGGAAAGATCGTGCAGATCGCGGACGCGGAACGCATCGTGCTGCGCTCGCCGCCGAACGCGATCTTAGAAGCCTACGTCAATCGCGTACCGATGGGAGGCGACGTGTACGGCGTCGAGGCGGCCTCGCGTTCGTATTTCGGCATCTCGGCGGGGGACCTCGACCTCGCGCAAGCTGCGCTCCTCGCGGCGATCCCCAACGATCCGTCGCGGCTTTCGCCGTACGCAAACTGGCGCGGATTGCGGGCCCGTCAGCGATACGTACTCGACCGCATGGAGGAAGACGGCACGATATCGCGCGCACAAGCGGCTGCGGCTGCGGGCGAACGCCTCGAGATCTTGCCGCCGGCGGGCGGTCCGCGCGCGGCGCAGCATTTTCTTTTTGCGCTGTATCCGCACGTGCCCCCGCAGAAGACGCTCGTGCGCACGACGCTGGACGCTTCGCTTCAGCGATACGTGCAAGCGCAGGTCCTCGCCGTCACCGCGTCGCTCGGTAGCCGGCACGTGACCGACGCCGCGGCGCTCGTCGTCGACAACGCAACGGGCGACGTTCTCGCCTACGTCGGCTCCCCCGACTATTTCTCCGACGCGCTGCTCGGGCGCAACGACGGCGTCACAGCGCTGCGACAACCCGGCTCGTCGCTCAAGCCGTTCACGTACGAGCTGGCACTCGAGCGCGGCGCGATCGCCTCGACGACGATTCTACAGGATGCCCCGGCGACGTACGCGATACCGGGGGGCGAGCTCTATCAGCCGGCCGATTATTCTACGCGCTTTGCCGGCCCAGTGCGCGTCAGATACGCGCTCGCGAACTCGCTGAACGTTCCCGCGGTGCGCGTGCTCTCGCGCGTCGGCGTCGGAGCGCTGCTCGAGCGCTTGCATCGGCTCGGCTTCTCGCACTTGGAGAAGCCGGCATCGTACTACGGGCTCGGGCTGACGCTCGGGTCTGGCGAGGTGACGCTCGAGGAGCTCGTTCGCGCGTACGCGACGATGGCGCGCGGCGGTGCGGCGATTCCTTTGCGCACGACGCTCGACGCACCGGTGCCCCGGCCCGTGCAGATCGGCGACGCAGCGACGTGGGCACTCGTTACGCGCATGCTCGCGGATGCGCACGCGCGAGCGCTCTCCTTCGGCGTGGACTCGATTCTGCGGCTGCCGTTTCCGGCTGCGGTGAAGACGGGCACGTCGTCGGATTATCGCGATACGTGGACGGTCGGGTTCACGCGGGACTACACGGTCGGCGTCTGGGCGGGTAACTTCGACGGGTCGGCGATGCAAGGCGTCTCCGGCGTGACGGGGGCGGCGCCGCTGTGGAACCATATCATGCTGCATCTCTACGAGCGCCGCAACGAACCGCCGGCTTTTGCGGCGCCTGCGGGATTCGTGCGCGTTCCGATCTGCGCGACGACGGGGAGGCGCCCGACCGCGGCCTGCGCCGCCGTCGTCACGGAGTGGATCCGCCCCGCCCAGGCTGCGGCGTGGCGCCGCCCGGCGGCGCGCTACGACGGCGTGCGGATCGTCTTTCCGGCCGACGACGACGTCTTTGCGCTGAACCGCCCTGCCGATTCCCGTAGCCGCTCGATGCAGCGATTGGAACTCCAGGCTGCCGGAAGCACGACGGTGCGGTGGAGCGTTTCGGGAAGCGCGCTTGGCGTCGACGCACAGGGGCACGCGTTCTGGCCGCTGCGCCTTGGACGTTGGACTATCGAAGCCAGGTCGGGACGCGAGCTCGATAGCGTCACCGTTCGCGTCGTGCCGGCGCCGGTCACGCGGCGCGCGGGCTTTACGGCCATCCAACAGGCACTCCCCCAGCGGCGGCGAAGCCAAATGCTGCTACCGCCTCGGCACAGTAAGGGCTCAGGCTTTAGCCCGCACTAA
- a CDS encoding 8-oxoguanine deaminase: protein MATLLLRHATLLATFDDRDRVFEDGGLFARDGVIERVGSSASLPDGADEVIDAHGLVVLPGLVCTHHHFYQTLTRNVPAAQNEELFAWLRALYPIWARLDADAIRTSTAVAIAELLLSGCTTAADHCYLWPNGARIDDEIEIARSMGFRLHASRGSMSIGRSRGGLPPDDLVEPEDDILADCERAAGAFHDAARFSMTRVVVAPCSPFSVSPGLMRESAVLARRHGLTLHTHLCETLDEERYCLETFGKRPAEFAESLGWSGEDVWFAHAVHLRREEIERLGASRTGVAHCATSNMRLGSGIAPLRHQMEAGMRVGLGVDGSASNDGSHMLDEARHALLLQRAARGTIPDRGPMLTAREALRLATRGGAAVLGRDDIGALAPNMAADFTGIRVDGLETAGGAVHDPLAALLFCRIPGAELTVVAGRIKVRDGALVGIDVAALVAKHNAVARRLIPP from the coding sequence ATGGCCACGCTCCTTCTCCGCCACGCCACGCTTCTTGCGACTTTCGACGACCGGGACCGCGTCTTCGAAGACGGCGGGCTCTTCGCCCGCGACGGCGTCATCGAGCGCGTCGGCTCGAGCGCGTCGCTTCCCGACGGCGCCGACGAGGTGATCGACGCGCACGGTCTGGTCGTTCTTCCCGGGCTCGTCTGCACGCATCACCACTTCTATCAAACTCTGACGCGCAACGTTCCGGCGGCGCAGAACGAGGAGCTCTTCGCCTGGCTGCGAGCGCTCTATCCGATCTGGGCGCGACTCGACGCCGATGCGATTCGCACGAGCACGGCGGTCGCCATCGCCGAGCTGCTGCTCTCCGGTTGCACGACCGCTGCCGATCACTGTTACCTGTGGCCCAACGGCGCGCGCATCGACGACGAAATCGAGATCGCGCGATCGATGGGCTTTCGCCTTCACGCATCGCGGGGTTCGATGTCGATCGGCCGTTCCCGCGGCGGCTTGCCGCCGGACGACCTCGTCGAGCCCGAAGACGACATTCTCGCCGACTGCGAACGGGCCGCGGGCGCGTTCCACGACGCCGCGCGCTTTTCCATGACGCGCGTCGTCGTCGCGCCCTGCTCTCCGTTCTCGGTCTCGCCCGGGCTCATGCGGGAGAGCGCCGTCCTTGCGCGCAGGCACGGGCTCACGTTACACACGCATCTGTGCGAAACGCTCGACGAGGAGCGGTACTGCCTGGAGACCTTCGGCAAGCGCCCTGCAGAGTTCGCCGAATCGCTCGGATGGAGCGGCGAAGACGTGTGGTTTGCGCACGCGGTGCATCTGCGGCGCGAAGAGATCGAGCGGCTCGGAGCGAGCCGTACCGGCGTCGCGCACTGCGCCACGTCGAACATGCGCCTCGGGTCCGGAATCGCTCCGCTGCGTCATCAAATGGAAGCCGGTATGCGCGTCGGCCTCGGCGTCGACGGCTCCGCGTCGAATGACGGCAGCCACATGCTCGACGAGGCACGCCACGCGTTGCTCTTACAACGCGCAGCACGCGGGACGATTCCCGATCGAGGCCCGATGCTGACGGCCCGCGAAGCACTTCGGCTCGCCACGCGCGGAGGCGCCGCGGTGCTCGGGCGCGACGACATCGGTGCGCTCGCACCGAACATGGCTGCCGACTTCACCGGTATCCGCGTCGACGGGCTCGAGACCGCAGGCGGCGCCGTCCACGACCCGCTCGCAGCGCTCCTCTTCTGCCGCATCCCAGGTGCCGAACTCACCGTCGTCGCGGGAAGAATCAAGGTTCGCGACGGTGCGCTCGTCGGCATCGACGTGGCGGCGCTCGTCGCGAAGCACAACGCCGTCGCGCGCCGCCTCATCCCACCGTGA
- a CDS encoding hydantoinase B/oxoprolinase family protein codes for MSDPIVREVIKNALLYASEEMGVAVRNSAYSPNIKERLDHSCALFDPDANLIAQAEHIPVHLGSLPWGLRRIVRVVSERGAAMRPGEMWVANDPYVTGTHLNDVTVVRPVFRGASLVGFAASKAHHTDVGGAAPGSMSPEAGDLFAEGLVVPPMRLVEADEPIAEAIALFRSNSRTPEARSGDLLAQIAGSYTGERRMLELFERYGDEVVLDAFARSLTDSERRMRSALRELGDGVFEASDVLEDLDGRPTLRIALRLELRDGEARFDYAGTCPQVGFPLNAVFGVTLSGVHYALRAVTDASIMMNEGCFRPVRVRVPEGTLLNPRRPAPVAGGNVETSTRNAEVVLQALAQAAPERVPACSGGTMSNVLLGGARSDGRSWAFYETNGCGMGARPTSDGLSGVQCHMTNTLNTPIEAIEREFPLRVTRYELAYGTGGAGRRRGGDGLIRSIELLDGSARASLLADRHTVAPPGAHGGAPGSCGEHAIVRAGKTTRLPAKTSVSLEPGDTIVVQTPGGGGYGAMEEEACAQVASPES; via the coding sequence ATGAGCGATCCGATCGTACGCGAGGTCATCAAGAACGCGCTGCTCTACGCGAGCGAAGAGATGGGCGTCGCCGTACGCAACAGCGCATACTCGCCGAACATCAAGGAGCGGCTGGACCACTCGTGCGCGCTCTTCGACCCCGATGCGAACCTCATCGCGCAGGCGGAGCACATCCCCGTCCACCTCGGGTCGCTGCCGTGGGGATTGCGCCGGATCGTGCGCGTGGTGAGCGAGCGCGGCGCGGCCATGCGCCCTGGAGAGATGTGGGTCGCGAACGATCCGTACGTCACGGGGACGCACCTGAACGACGTGACGGTCGTACGGCCGGTCTTTCGCGGCGCATCGCTCGTCGGGTTCGCAGCGAGCAAGGCGCACCACACCGACGTCGGTGGTGCGGCACCAGGCTCGATGTCGCCGGAGGCTGGAGATCTGTTCGCAGAGGGGCTCGTCGTCCCGCCGATGCGATTGGTCGAGGCAGACGAGCCGATCGCCGAGGCGATCGCGCTCTTTCGCAGCAACTCGCGCACTCCCGAGGCGCGCAGCGGCGACCTGCTCGCGCAGATCGCGGGCAGCTACACGGGCGAACGGCGCATGCTCGAGCTCTTCGAGCGTTACGGCGACGAGGTCGTGCTCGACGCGTTTGCGCGAAGCCTTACCGACTCCGAGCGGCGAATGCGTTCGGCTCTGCGCGAGCTGGGCGACGGCGTCTTCGAAGCCTCGGACGTTTTGGAAGATCTCGACGGGAGGCCGACCCTACGCATCGCGTTGCGTTTGGAGCTGCGCGACGGTGAAGCGCGGTTCGATTACGCGGGTACGTGCCCGCAGGTCGGCTTTCCGTTGAACGCGGTGTTCGGGGTGACGCTCTCGGGCGTGCACTATGCGCTGCGCGCCGTCACGGACGCGAGTATTATGATGAACGAGGGATGCTTTCGTCCGGTGCGCGTGCGCGTGCCGGAAGGCACGCTGCTCAACCCGCGCCGCCCCGCACCCGTCGCTGGCGGCAACGTGGAGACGAGCACGCGCAATGCCGAGGTCGTGCTGCAAGCACTCGCGCAGGCCGCACCCGAGCGCGTCCCCGCATGCAGTGGCGGAACGATGAGCAACGTCCTGCTCGGCGGCGCGCGCAGCGACGGGCGAAGCTGGGCGTTCTACGAGACGAACGGCTGCGGCATGGGAGCGCGTCCGACGAGCGACGGTCTCTCCGGCGTGCAGTGCCATATGACCAATACGCTCAACACGCCGATCGAAGCGATCGAGCGCGAGTTTCCGCTGCGCGTCACGCGCTACGAGCTGGCGTACGGAACGGGCGGCGCGGGGCGCCGGCGGGGTGGCGACGGTTTGATCCGGTCGATCGAGCTTCTCGACGGTTCGGCACGGGCGTCGCTGCTTGCGGATCGTCATACGGTCGCGCCCCCGGGGGCGCACGGCGGCGCGCCCGGATCGTGCGGCGAGCATGCGATCGTACGCGCGGGAAAGACGACTCGGCTTCCAGCGAAGACCAGCGTGTCGCTCGAGCCCGGCGATACGATCGTCGTGCAAACGCCCGGCGGCGGCGGATACGGCGCGATGGAAGAAGAGGCCTGCGCGCAGGTCGCCTCGCCGGAAAGCTAA
- a CDS encoding FAD binding domain-containing protein, translated as MWSSVHRPKSLASALRAWHDAADGTRLVAGGTDLVVEQQRGVHPARELIDLTSLESELKYVRRDGDTIVLGALATHNDVLASADLRRHAVPLVQACAEVGAPQIRTRATIAGNLVTASPANDTIAPLLALDARLVVASMDGERTIPLADFYPGFRQTALRPGEIVREIRFRALDATRRGTFLKLGLRRAQAISVIDVAVVLLFDGARVADARIVLGCVAPTVVRAADAESALRGATLDAESIARVCERAAREIAPIDDVRSSAAYRHDAVAALVAQALESLAAGREAENVSDVPVLLETGAAARSPSGIDGGSVVARVNGERRELPTAMRTTLLDALRDVGCTGVKEGCAEGECGACTVWLDGRAVMACLVPAAQAHGAEIVTIEGLAEGDELHALQEAYVARGAVQCGFCIPGMLMAGAKLLDERQEPTRDECRVAISGNLCRCTGYRKILDAMEEAAHARARPHEVPA; from the coding sequence GTGTGGTCGTCAGTTCATCGGCCTAAAAGCCTCGCCTCGGCATTGCGCGCATGGCATGACGCTGCAGATGGGACGCGTCTCGTCGCGGGCGGCACCGATCTCGTCGTCGAGCAGCAGCGCGGCGTACACCCCGCGCGCGAGCTGATCGATCTCACGTCGCTCGAATCGGAGCTGAAGTACGTGCGCCGCGATGGCGATACGATCGTTCTCGGTGCTCTCGCCACGCACAACGACGTTCTTGCGTCGGCCGACCTGCGGCGCCATGCGGTGCCGCTCGTTCAGGCGTGCGCCGAGGTCGGCGCGCCGCAGATCCGAACGCGGGCGACCATTGCCGGGAATCTCGTCACCGCATCGCCGGCGAACGACACGATCGCCCCGCTCCTCGCGCTCGACGCACGGCTCGTCGTGGCAAGCATGGATGGCGAGCGCACGATCCCGCTCGCCGATTTCTATCCCGGCTTCCGGCAAACGGCGCTTCGTCCGGGCGAGATCGTGCGCGAGATACGCTTTCGCGCGCTTGACGCGACGCGCAGAGGCACGTTCCTGAAACTCGGTCTGCGCCGGGCCCAGGCCATCTCCGTGATCGACGTTGCGGTCGTCCTGCTCTTCGACGGTGCGCGCGTCGCCGACGCACGCATCGTTCTCGGCTGTGTCGCGCCGACGGTCGTGCGCGCGGCGGATGCGGAATCCGCGTTACGCGGAGCGACGCTCGACGCAGAGAGCATCGCGCGCGTCTGTGAACGGGCTGCGCGCGAGATCGCGCCGATCGACGACGTGCGTTCGTCGGCGGCATACCGGCATGACGCGGTCGCTGCGCTCGTTGCGCAGGCGCTCGAATCCCTGGCAGCCGGGCGCGAGGCGGAGAACGTTTCGGACGTACCGGTCCTGCTCGAGACGGGCGCAGCTGCACGTTCGCCGAGCGGGATCGACGGCGGTAGCGTCGTCGCCCGCGTCAACGGCGAGCGTCGCGAGCTTCCTACCGCGATGCGAACGACGTTGCTCGACGCGTTGCGCGACGTGGGCTGCACCGGCGTGAAGGAGGGGTGCGCGGAAGGCGAGTGCGGCGCGTGCACGGTCTGGCTCGACGGTCGAGCGGTGATGGCGTGTCTCGTGCCCGCCGCGCAGGCGCACGGCGCAGAGATCGTGACCATCGAGGGGCTCGCCGAAGGCGATGAGTTGCACGCGCTGCAGGAGGCGTACGTCGCGCGTGGTGCGGTGCAGTGCGGCTTCTGCATCCCGGGGATGCTGATGGCCGGAGCGAAGCTGCTCGACGAGCGGCAGGAGCCGACGCGCGACGAATGCAGGGTGGCGATCAGCGGCAATCTGTGCCGGTGCACCGGCTATCGAAAGATCCTCGATGCGATGGAAGAGGCAGCGCACGCGCGGGCGCGACCGCACGAGGTTCCCGCGTGA
- a CDS encoding hydantoinase/oxoprolinase family protein, whose product MRIGVDVGGTFTDVVLVDDEHDVFSALKVPTTPREPERAVREALERTAIGATVTWIAHATTIATNALLGQIGLELPRVALIATEGFRDLVEIGRQNRSRVYDLFVERPKPLVAREDRFTVRERIDAYGEVVEPLDEPSLERAVTAIAARGIRSVAICLLNAYANPAHERRVQRRLREIADLPFVLCSSDVDPQYREYERLSTTVVSAALAPIVSTYLSALARDIRALGITAPLYVMRSDGGLCEDRVAALRPASLIESGPASGVIAAAQVARSLEIARALSFDMGGTTAKAGSILDGRPEIATEYEAAGATHSGRAVKGSGYPVRYPFVDLSEVSAGGGTIAWIDDAGSLCVGPRSAGADPGPACYGHSDRATVTDANVVLGRLHQTHLLGGAFPIDGRRSRQAIAALAEPLGLGVEEAAAGIVTIVDAQMAKVLRIVTVERGLDPREFTMIAFGGNGPLHACALADELGVARVLVPRHPGLFSAQGLLAADLSETHLQPVLRSTAEVEHAELERIFADLERCGRDALRAQGARDERMRVRRTYDARYRGQSFELHVEHDRSTTAIAQRFHTLHRARYGYAVEAECVELVNARATVYAERVAPRARTTPGAPAPRVAGRRRTWLRGGFAEVAVHERSGLNAGAAFDGPAIVEQYDCTTFVAPGWHAQVMADGLLSLGRAQAR is encoded by the coding sequence TTGCGCATAGGAGTTGACGTCGGCGGAACGTTCACCGACGTCGTGCTCGTCGATGACGAGCACGACGTATTCTCTGCGCTGAAAGTGCCGACGACGCCGCGGGAGCCCGAGCGGGCGGTCCGCGAGGCGTTGGAGCGAACCGCGATCGGCGCGACGGTGACCTGGATCGCGCACGCAACCACGATCGCGACGAACGCGCTGCTCGGCCAAATCGGCCTTGAACTGCCACGCGTCGCGCTGATCGCAACCGAGGGTTTTCGCGATCTCGTCGAGATCGGCCGGCAGAATCGCTCCCGCGTGTACGATCTCTTCGTCGAGCGGCCGAAGCCGCTCGTCGCTCGCGAGGACCGGTTCACCGTTCGCGAGCGCATCGACGCGTACGGCGAGGTCGTCGAGCCGCTCGACGAGCCGTCACTGGAGCGAGCCGTCACGGCGATTGCCGCGCGCGGGATACGCAGCGTCGCCATCTGCCTGCTCAACGCGTACGCCAATCCCGCCCACGAGCGGCGCGTGCAGCGACGGTTGCGGGAGATCGCGGATCTGCCGTTCGTCCTCTGCTCGAGCGACGTCGATCCGCAGTATCGAGAGTACGAGCGCCTCTCGACGACCGTCGTGAGCGCGGCGCTGGCGCCGATCGTCAGTACGTATCTCAGCGCGCTCGCCCGCGACATTCGTGCGCTCGGCATCACCGCGCCGCTGTACGTCATGCGCAGCGACGGCGGTCTCTGCGAGGATCGTGTCGCCGCGCTGCGTCCCGCGTCCCTCATCGAGAGCGGTCCAGCGAGCGGCGTCATCGCCGCGGCGCAGGTCGCGCGCTCGCTCGAAATCGCTCGCGCGCTCTCGTTCGACATGGGCGGTACGACGGCCAAAGCGGGAAGCATCCTCGACGGGCGGCCGGAGATCGCAACGGAGTACGAAGCAGCGGGCGCGACCCACAGCGGGCGCGCGGTCAAAGGCAGCGGATATCCCGTTCGGTACCCGTTCGTCGATCTCTCGGAGGTGAGCGCGGGAGGCGGTACGATCGCATGGATCGACGACGCGGGCTCGCTGTGCGTGGGTCCGCGCTCCGCGGGAGCCGATCCGGGACCGGCGTGTTACGGACACTCCGATCGGGCAACCGTTACCGACGCCAACGTCGTGCTCGGACGTCTGCATCAGACCCATCTGCTGGGCGGAGCCTTTCCGATCGATGGACGGCGCTCGCGGCAGGCGATTGCCGCGCTCGCCGAGCCGCTCGGGCTCGGGGTCGAAGAAGCGGCAGCCGGCATCGTGACGATCGTCGACGCGCAGATGGCAAAGGTTCTGCGCATCGTGACGGTCGAGCGCGGCCTCGATCCGAGGGAGTTCACGATGATTGCGTTCGGCGGCAACGGGCCACTTCACGCGTGCGCGCTCGCCGACGAGCTGGGCGTCGCTCGCGTGCTCGTGCCGCGCCATCCCGGGCTCTTCTCGGCGCAGGGCCTACTGGCGGCGGATCTCTCTGAGACCCATCTCCAGCCCGTGCTCCGATCCACCGCCGAGGTCGAGCATGCGGAGCTGGAGCGGATCTTCGCCGACCTCGAACGCTGCGGACGGGATGCGTTGCGCGCGCAAGGCGCTCGCGACGAAAGGATGCGCGTTCGCCGTACGTACGACGCGCGATATCGCGGGCAGAGCTTCGAGCTGCACGTCGAGCACGACCGCTCGACGACGGCGATCGCGCAGCGGTTTCACACGCTGCACCGCGCTCGCTACGGCTACGCCGTCGAAGCGGAGTGCGTCGAACTGGTGAACGCCCGCGCGACGGTCTACGCCGAGCGCGTCGCGCCGCGCGCGCGCACCACGCCCGGCGCGCCGGCACCGCGCGTCGCGGGCAGGCGGCGCACGTGGCTGCGCGGTGGGTTCGCGGAGGTTGCGGTCCACGAGCGCTCTGGGTTGAATGCCGGGGCGGCGTTCGACGGACCCGCGATCGTGGAACAGTACGACTGCACGACATTCGTCGCGCCGGGATGGCATGCGCAGGTCATGGCTGACGGGTTGCTCTCCCTGGGGCGAGCGCAAGCGCGATGA